From Gallus gallus isolate bGalGal1 chromosome 14, bGalGal1.mat.broiler.GRCg7b, whole genome shotgun sequence, one genomic window encodes:
- the PLA2G10 gene encoding group 10 secretory phospholipase A2 isoform X1 — MEPRRPAPLPLVLLLLAAVYRGTLGEAHVRNRRGILELAGAIRCTTGRSPFAYLRYGCYCGLGGRGWPKDRVDWCCFNHDCCYGKAEQAGCHPKIESYHWECEDNTAVCESLEDKCQKMACECDREAAKCFSKAPYHTKYLLWPDMMCGEVQPLCRY; from the exons ATGGagccccgccgcccggccccgctgccgctcgtgctgctgctgctcgccGCCG TTTATAGAGGCACCTTGGGGGAAGCTCATGTTAGGAACCGAAGAGGAATTCTTGAATTAGCTGGAGCCATTAGATGCACTACAGGGCGGTCTCCTTTTGCCTACCTACGTTACGGATGCTACTGCGGCCTGGGAGGAAGGGGATGGCCCAAGGACAGAGTGGACTG GTGCTGCTTTAACCACGACTGTTGCTATGGTAAGGCAGAGCAAGCAGGCTGTCACCCCAAGATAGAAAGTTACCACTGGGAATGCGAGGACAACACTGCTGTATGTG aatcaCTAGAAGACAAATGTCAAAAAATGGCATGTGAATGTGATCGTGAAGctgccaaatgtttttctaAAGCTCCCTACCATACCAAGTACCTCCTGTGGCCAGATATGATGTGTGGTGAGGTTCAACCTTTGTGTAGATATTAA